In Rhizobium sp. WSM4643, the following are encoded in one genomic region:
- a CDS encoding efflux RND transporter permease subunit, whose amino-acid sequence MNFNLSAIAVRERAITLFFIVLLAAAGAYAFVKLGRAEDPSFTIKTLTVTSVWPGATAREMQDLVAEPLEKRIQELTWYDRVETTTRPGYAFLTVTLKDNTPASAVAEEFYQARKKLSDEARNLPPGVIGPFVNDEYSDVSFGLYALKAKGLPMRDLVRQAEVIRQDLLHVPGIKKINIVGERPEQIFVEFSYAKLATLGISAQDIAAALQRQNTVTPAGSIDTRGPQVFIRFDGAYNSVQAVADTPIVAAGRTLKLSDIADVRRGYQDPATYLIRHEGEPTIMLGAVMQAGWNGLDLGKALEARSATIAETLPLGMTLTKVSDQAVNIEEAVGEFMLKFAMALGVVLFVSLVALGWRVGIVVALAVPLTLAVVFLIMLETGRFFDRITLGALILALGLLVDDAIIAIEVMVVKMEEGMDRIKAAAYAWSHTAAPMLSGTLVTIIGLMPVGFAKSTAGEYAGNIFWVVGFALIVSWIVAVTFTPYLGIKMLPNIKPVEGGHHAIYDTPNYRRLRSGIEFAVRHKFMVCAVVGITMAVSVVGMGGVKQQFFPTSDRPEVLVEVRMPEGTSIEATTSAVKKVEDWLQTQPETNIVTSYVGQGAPRFFFAMAPELPDPAFAKVVVLTPDAHAREELKHRLRAAISEGLVPEASVRVTQLVFGPYTPFPVEFRIMGPDQDELYKISEQALAIMKTVPDVRQANRDWGNRTPVLRFVPDQERLNLIGLSPSEAAQQMQMLLTGIPVTQVRDNIRNVPVVARSAGENRLDPSRLADFSLMSRDGRQVPLDQIGHSEIRFEEPILKRRDRTPVITIRSDINEATQPPEVSQQVMKALQPLIASLPVGYRIEMGGNIEESLKANVALAQVFPLMIAAMLIIIILQVRSLSTMTMVMLTAPLGLAGVVPTLLLFNQPFGFNAILGLIGLAGILMRNTLILTEQIKENQAAGLDDYHAVIEATVQRTRPVILTALAAILAFIPLTHSVFWGSMAYTLIGGTAAGTVMILLFLPALYAVWFRIKPPKAVEKEEAAEHQARPIALAAE is encoded by the coding sequence ATGAACTTCAATCTGTCGGCCATCGCCGTTCGCGAACGTGCCATCACCCTGTTCTTTATTGTGCTGCTGGCCGCCGCTGGCGCCTACGCCTTCGTCAAGCTGGGGCGCGCCGAAGATCCGTCTTTCACAATCAAGACCCTAACTGTTACTTCGGTCTGGCCAGGTGCCACTGCCCGTGAAATGCAGGACCTTGTCGCCGAGCCGCTTGAAAAGCGCATTCAGGAACTCACATGGTACGACCGCGTCGAGACGACAACTCGACCGGGCTACGCTTTCCTGACGGTCACCCTCAAGGATAACACCCCGGCAAGTGCCGTGGCAGAAGAATTCTATCAGGCGCGCAAGAAGCTTAGTGACGAAGCCCGCAATCTCCCTCCGGGCGTCATCGGGCCATTTGTCAACGATGAATACTCCGATGTGAGTTTCGGTCTCTATGCATTGAAGGCAAAGGGACTGCCAATGCGCGATCTCGTGCGGCAGGCAGAGGTCATCCGGCAGGACCTGCTGCATGTTCCTGGTATCAAGAAAATCAACATCGTCGGGGAACGTCCCGAACAGATTTTCGTCGAGTTCTCCTACGCGAAGCTCGCGACACTCGGCATATCGGCGCAAGACATCGCTGCTGCTTTGCAGCGACAGAACACGGTCACACCCGCCGGGTCGATCGACACCAGGGGGCCACAGGTATTCATCCGGTTCGACGGAGCTTACAACAGTGTGCAGGCCGTTGCCGACACGCCGATCGTGGCCGCTGGCCGTACTTTGAAACTCTCCGATATCGCGGATGTACGGCGCGGTTATCAAGATCCTGCCACCTACCTTATCCGCCATGAAGGCGAGCCGACAATCATGTTGGGTGCCGTAATGCAGGCGGGATGGAACGGACTCGATCTCGGAAAAGCGCTTGAGGCTCGATCCGCCACGATCGCGGAGACACTGCCGCTGGGGATGACGCTCACCAAGGTCAGCGATCAGGCTGTCAACATCGAGGAGGCCGTCGGCGAGTTCATGCTCAAGTTCGCCATGGCGCTTGGCGTCGTGCTGTTCGTAAGTCTAGTCGCACTCGGCTGGCGCGTTGGCATTGTCGTCGCGCTTGCCGTGCCGCTCACACTTGCCGTGGTCTTTCTCATCATGCTGGAAACCGGGCGCTTCTTCGACCGCATCACGCTCGGCGCTTTGATCCTTGCGCTGGGCCTTCTTGTGGACGATGCCATCATCGCCATTGAGGTGATGGTCGTGAAGATGGAAGAGGGCATGGACCGCATCAAGGCGGCCGCCTATGCCTGGAGCCATACTGCGGCGCCAATGCTGTCGGGCACGCTGGTGACGATCATCGGGCTGATGCCCGTGGGGTTCGCAAAATCAACGGCCGGCGAGTATGCCGGTAACATCTTCTGGGTCGTCGGTTTTGCCCTGATCGTATCCTGGATCGTGGCTGTTACCTTCACGCCCTACCTTGGCATCAAGATGCTGCCGAACATCAAGCCGGTCGAGGGCGGTCATCACGCCATCTACGACACGCCGAACTACCGTCGTCTGCGTTCCGGCATCGAGTTCGCTGTCCGCCATAAGTTCATGGTCTGCGCCGTGGTAGGCATCACCATGGCCGTTTCGGTTGTTGGGATGGGCGGCGTGAAGCAGCAATTCTTCCCGACATCGGATCGCCCGGAGGTCCTGGTTGAAGTGCGCATGCCCGAGGGCACCAGCATCGAGGCGACGACATCCGCGGTGAAGAAGGTTGAAGACTGGCTACAGACCCAGCCCGAGACCAATATCGTCACAAGTTACGTAGGGCAGGGCGCACCCCGGTTCTTCTTTGCTATGGCACCGGAATTGCCGGATCCCGCCTTCGCCAAGGTCGTCGTTCTCACGCCCGACGCCCATGCGCGCGAAGAACTGAAACACCGCCTTCGTGCCGCTATTTCGGAGGGTCTTGTTCCCGAAGCTTCTGTGCGCGTCACTCAACTCGTGTTTGGTCCGTACACGCCGTTCCCGGTCGAGTTCCGGATCATGGGGCCTGATCAGGATGAACTCTATAAGATTTCCGAGCAGGCTCTGGCGATCATGAAGACCGTTCCCGATGTCCGCCAAGCCAACCGTGACTGGGGCAACCGAACACCTGTTCTGCGATTTGTCCCCGACCAGGAGAGGCTCAATTTGATTGGTCTTTCTCCGTCGGAGGCTGCCCAGCAGATGCAGATGCTGCTCACCGGCATCCCTGTCACGCAGGTGCGCGACAACATCCGCAACGTGCCTGTCGTTGCTCGAAGTGCTGGCGAAAACCGCCTCGACCCGTCACGACTTGCCGACTTTTCGCTGATGAGCCGGGATGGCCGCCAGGTTCCCCTCGATCAAATCGGGCATTCCGAGATCAGGTTCGAAGAGCCGATCTTGAAGCGTCGTGACCGGACCCCGGTCATCACTATAAGGTCTGATATCAACGAGGCGACGCAGCCACCGGAGGTGTCGCAACAGGTAATGAAGGCCCTCCAGCCGCTGATCGCATCGCTTCCCGTTGGATACCGTATCGAGATGGGCGGCAACATCGAGGAGTCATTGAAAGCCAATGTTGCGCTTGCGCAGGTTTTCCCGCTGATGATTGCTGCCATGTTGATCATCATCATCCTGCAGGTTCGCAGTCTCTCGACAATGACAATGGTGATGCTGACCGCACCGCTTGGTCTTGCCGGGGTGGTTCCGACCTTGCTGCTGTTCAATCAACCCTTCGGTTTCAACGCCATCCTCGGCTTGATCGGGCTCGCAGGCATACTGATGCGAAACACGCTTATCCTGACAGAGCAGATCAAGGAGAACCAGGCTGCAGGGCTCGACGACTACCATGCCGTGATCGAAGCGACCGTCCAGCGAACAAGACCTGTTATCCTGACTGCACTCGCGGCGATCCTGGCATTCATACCTCTAACCCACTCAGTGTTCTGGGGGTCGATGGCCTATACCCTGATCGGCGGAACGGCGGCAGGCACCGTGATGATCCTGCTCTTCCTTCCGGCCCTCTATGCTGTGTGGTTTCGGATCAAACCACCCAAAGCAGTTGAGAAAGAGGAAGCGGCCGAACATCAGGCGCGGCCGATAGCGCTGGCGGCAGAATAG
- a CDS encoding DUF982 domain-containing protein codes for MRQTAHFRPVGLASMGIGHYAVINSVWDAARTLLRDWPVDDGEEYFEAVKSCLDAIIGDLPPEHVRAAFIRAAQEAGIAVIEAAD; via the coding sequence GTGAGACAGACGGCACATTTTCGACCGGTTGGCTTGGCCTCAATGGGGATCGGCCATTATGCCGTTATTAACTCCGTGTGGGACGCCGCGCGCACGCTGCTGCGCGACTGGCCGGTAGACGACGGTGAAGAGTATTTCGAGGCCGTCAAGTCGTGCCTGGATGCGATCATCGGCGATCTCCCACCGGAACACGTGCGGGCGGCCTTCATCAGGGCAGCACAGGAGGCCGGCATCGCCGTCATAGAAGCGGCCGACTGA
- a CDS encoding DUF2938 domain-containing protein: MFDILWRGLVIGAGATILMDLWAILLTRFGQAAPNWAPVGRWFWHLGRGKVFHESIADAEPYGSELALGWTGHYAVGILYGVIFAIIMGSAWLATPAFLPAWIFGIITVGAGWFLLQPGLGIGWAASKHPTPNKVRCFNLLAHTVFALGLYGTALIIG; the protein is encoded by the coding sequence ATGTTCGACATTCTGTGGCGCGGCCTGGTGATCGGCGCCGGCGCAACCATCCTGATGGACCTCTGGGCGATCCTGCTCACCCGGTTCGGCCAGGCGGCGCCCAACTGGGCACCTGTGGGACGCTGGTTCTGGCACCTTGGCCGCGGCAAGGTCTTTCACGAGAGCATTGCCGATGCCGAGCCCTATGGCAGTGAATTGGCGCTCGGCTGGACCGGCCACTACGCCGTCGGCATCCTCTATGGGGTGATCTTCGCCATCATCATGGGCTCGGCCTGGCTGGCGACTCCGGCATTTCTACCCGCCTGGATCTTCGGCATCATCACCGTCGGGGCAGGGTGGTTCCTATTGCAGCCGGGCCTCGGCATCGGCTGGGCCGCTTCCAAACATCCGACCCCGAACAAGGTCCGGTGCTTCAATCTGCTGGCTCACACTGTTTTCGCGCTGGGGCTTTATGGGACGGCGTTGATCATCGGCTGA
- a CDS encoding IS4 family transposase, translated as MLLRRIVLRETVCLRQLAEGNHSQEIRFGRFLNNSAVSVEEIIAGWSQETRSAVEGRHVLALQDTSEIKFATTPDSRRELGKIKKGNCFGLLLHPMLALDADTGSCLGLVGGRVWTRGSKELTPHAERPLNEKESRRWVETAEAAKLVLSRAARVTAIADREGDFFIMWARLPDRRFDLLSRVMHDHALIDGSKLRRAVETVAFCDTQTIDLRERADRPARQATVCLRFGEATIRRPQNLREAGLPDGVRLSWVEIVEPAAPDGVEPLHWLLLTTHWLSSPADAWQIVAWYKQRWMIEQFFRVMKNQGFKIEDSQLHLAARLEKLVAIAAKAAAIVLQLVQARSGGDHQPASLTFTAAEIDTLAALESRFKGTTKLQSNPHSKASLAWAAWIIAKLGGWNGYASAKPPGPITFFNGLKYFRAVADGWALRDMYMP; from the coding sequence GTGCTGCTCCGTCGCATTGTGCTGCGCGAGACGGTTTGCCTTCGCCAGTTGGCCGAGGGCAACCATTCGCAGGAGATCCGGTTCGGGCGTTTTCTCAACAACAGTGCGGTGAGCGTGGAAGAGATCATTGCCGGCTGGAGCCAGGAGACCCGGTCTGCGGTTGAGGGTCGCCACGTGCTGGCGCTGCAGGACACCAGCGAGATCAAGTTTGCGACGACGCCGGACAGCCGGCGGGAATTGGGCAAGATCAAAAAAGGCAATTGCTTTGGCCTTTTGCTGCATCCGATGCTGGCGCTCGATGCCGACACCGGCAGCTGCCTTGGCCTGGTGGGCGGCCGGGTCTGGACGCGGGGTAGCAAAGAGCTTACGCCGCATGCCGAGCGGCCGTTGAACGAAAAGGAATCGCGGCGCTGGGTGGAGACGGCAGAGGCGGCCAAACTGGTGCTTTCGCGTGCGGCCCGGGTCACGGCGATCGCCGACCGGGAGGGTGACTTCTTCATCATGTGGGCGCGCCTGCCCGATCGGCGCTTCGATCTTTTGTCGCGCGTCATGCATGACCATGCGCTCATCGACGGTTCCAAACTGCGCCGCGCGGTCGAAACGGTGGCGTTTTGCGATACTCAGACGATTGATCTGCGCGAGCGCGCCGACCGTCCGGCGCGGCAGGCGACGGTGTGCCTGCGCTTCGGCGAAGCGACGATCCGGCGGCCGCAAAACCTGCGCGAGGCCGGCCTGCCCGATGGCGTCAGGCTGAGCTGGGTCGAGATCGTTGAACCGGCCGCCCCCGACGGTGTCGAGCCCTTGCACTGGCTGCTCCTGACCACCCATTGGCTCAGCAGCCCGGCCGATGCCTGGCAGATCGTCGCCTGGTACAAGCAGCGCTGGATGATCGAGCAGTTCTTTCGGGTGATGAAGAACCAAGGCTTCAAGATCGAGGACAGCCAGTTGCATCTGGCGGCACGGCTGGAAAAGCTCGTCGCCATCGCCGCCAAGGCCGCAGCAATCGTCCTCCAGCTCGTCCAAGCCCGCAGCGGCGGCGATCACCAGCCGGCAAGCCTGACCTTCACGGCAGCCGAGATCGATACCCTCGCCGCCCTCGAAAGCCGTTTCAAGGGCACAACCAAGCTGCAGTCCAATCCCCACTCTAAGGCCTCGCTGGCTTGGGCCGCCTGGATCATCGCCAAGCTCGGCGGCTGGAACGGCTACGCCTCGGCCAAGCCGCCGGGCCCAATCACCTTCTTCAACGGCCTCAAATACTTTCGAGCCGTCGCCGATGGATGGGCTTTGCGAGATATGTATATGCCCTAG
- a CDS encoding efflux RND transporter periplasmic adaptor subunit, with translation MKRKLVLTFVGLVAAAGAAGAFFVVFEPSKQEAVAADPRTASPLVRVVEATTTGAAERSFTGTVASRVQSNLGFRVPGKIVERMVDVGQQVRQGQALMRIDETDLQLALTAKRNTVTAARAVLVQAQADEKRYAALVKNGLAATPQRYEQAKAALDTASAQLAAAEADAKVAENGTAYTLLVADADGTITLTLGDPGQVVAAGQTVVQLAQAGPREAVIWLPETLRPKIGSEAQTSVYAGGSLSGKAKLRQISDSADPQTRTYEARYVLEGDAASAPLGSTVTIGILDADRQSEVAIPVGAILDDGSRTGVWVVNGTTSTVKFTPVKVQQIGEEMAFVRGIGTGEQVVALGAHLLADGAVIRIAAQQEVKK, from the coding sequence ATGAAACGCAAACTTGTCCTGACTTTCGTAGGTCTCGTGGCAGCGGCCGGCGCAGCCGGGGCCTTTTTCGTGGTTTTTGAACCCAGCAAGCAGGAAGCGGTGGCCGCTGATCCGAGAACAGCGTCACCACTCGTAAGAGTGGTGGAGGCAACGACCACCGGTGCGGCTGAGCGCTCTTTCACAGGCACTGTCGCTTCCCGGGTGCAAAGCAACCTTGGTTTTCGTGTTCCCGGCAAAATCGTCGAGCGGATGGTCGACGTCGGGCAGCAGGTGAGGCAAGGCCAGGCGCTGATGCGCATTGACGAGACCGATCTCCAACTCGCGCTGACAGCAAAGCGTAATACCGTTACCGCAGCACGTGCTGTCTTGGTTCAGGCGCAAGCAGACGAAAAGCGCTATGCGGCGTTGGTAAAAAATGGCTTGGCAGCTACTCCGCAGCGTTATGAACAGGCAAAAGCAGCACTCGACACAGCCTCTGCTCAGCTTGCTGCGGCAGAAGCCGACGCCAAGGTGGCCGAAAATGGGACTGCATACACGCTTCTTGTTGCCGACGCTGATGGAACCATAACCCTGACCCTTGGAGATCCGGGACAAGTCGTGGCAGCGGGCCAGACGGTCGTCCAACTGGCGCAGGCGGGCCCGCGCGAGGCTGTTATCTGGCTTCCGGAGACCCTGCGGCCCAAGATTGGCTCCGAAGCGCAGACCAGCGTCTATGCAGGCGGAAGTTTAAGCGGAAAGGCCAAACTTCGGCAGATCTCGGATTCCGCCGATCCGCAAACCCGTACCTACGAGGCGCGTTATGTTCTCGAAGGCGATGCGGCTTCCGCCCCGCTTGGCTCGACAGTGACGATTGGAATTCTCGATGCTGACCGCCAGTCGGAGGTTGCTATACCAGTGGGCGCAATTCTGGATGACGGTAGTCGCACTGGAGTGTGGGTCGTCAACGGCACAACATCAACGGTGAAGTTCACTCCGGTCAAAGTTCAGCAGATTGGCGAGGAGATGGCATTCGTCAGGGGAATTGGAACTGGAGAGCAAGTTGTCGCACTGGGCGCGCATCTCCTCGCCGACGGCGCGGTTATCAGGATTGCCGCGCAGCAAGAGGTAAAAAAGTAA
- a CDS encoding IS630 family transposase (programmed frameshift) — protein MTRPLSNDLRERVVAAIEAGESCRSVAARFGIAVSSAVKWSQRYRSSGSVAPGKMGGHRKRVLEPHRAFIVERINQTPHVSLHRLKEELAARGVKVSHDTVWQFLRREGLRFKKTLFALEQARADVARRRQRWRSWQAGLDPRRLVFIDETWIKTNMAPLRGWGPKGKRLRSFAPHGHWRTLTFLGALRCDRLTAPCVFDGPINGECFRAYVEQQLVPVLKPGDIVVMDNLGSHKSVAIRQMIRNAGARLWYLPPYSPDLNPIEQAFAKIKHWMRLAQKRTIDDTWRHIGHLVTTIEPSECSNYFDNAGYASVKT, from the exons ATGACGCGACCTCTTTCCAATGATCTTCGTGAGCGTGTTGTTGCTGCAATCGAAGCCGGTGAGAGCTGCCGGTCGGTTGCGGCGCGGTTCGGTATTGCCGTGTCTTCAGCGGTAAAGTGGTCGCAGCGTTATCGTTCGAGCGGATCTGTCGCGCCTGGGAAGATGGGCGGCCACCGCAAGCGGGTTCTGGAGCCGCATCGGGCGTTTATCGTGGAGCGGATCAACCAGACGCCGCATGTGTCACTGCACAGGTTGAAGGAAGAGCTGGCCGCGCGAGGGGTGAAGGTATCCCACGATACGGTATGGCAGTTCCTGCGGCGTGAGGGATTGCGGTTC AAAAAAACACTGTTCGCCCTTGAGCAGGCGCGCGCTGACGTCGCGCGACGGCGACAGCGCTGGCGATCCTGGCAGGCTGGCCTCGATCCAAGACGGCTGGTCTTCATCGATGAAACCTGGATCAAGACCAACATGGCGCCGCTTCGAGGGTGGGGGCCGAAGGGCAAACGCCTGCGCAGCTTCGCGCCGCACGGACATTGGCGCACCCTGACTTTCCTCGGCGCGTTGCGCTGCGATCGGCTTACCGCACCCTGTGTCTTCGATGGACCGATCAACGGTGAGTGCTTTCGCGCCTATGTCGAGCAGCAACTCGTACCGGTGCTCAAACCCGGCGACATCGTCGTGATGGATAATCTCGGCTCCCACAAGTCGGTCGCCATCCGTCAGATGATCCGCAACGCTGGTGCTCGGCTCTGGTACTTGCCGCCATACTCCCCCGACCTCAATCCGATCGAACAGGCTTTCGCCAAAATCAAGCACTGGATGCGCCTGGCTCAGAAGCGAACCATCGATGACACCTGGCGCCACATCGGACACCTCGTCACAACCATCGAGCCCAGCGAATGCAGCAACTACTTCGACAATGCCGGATACGCTTCCGTCAAAACCTGA
- a CDS encoding TetR/AcrR family transcriptional regulator — protein MPRIVIPQGRSGTEVEMWRERILDVAEEHFRRIGYQKTSVADISSCLGMSSANIYRFFPSRAAINKSICGRFIEKAARLADAVARQEAPAHEKLESLFKLLHEERRKNFVEEKPVHDLIVAATVENWPVISAHSARLVAIIENIIEEGADAGNFNVIDAAIAARSAMNAFVPFYHPVLVEERVRNAGNAEEGLGEQISFILQALWWE, from the coding sequence GTGCCACGTATCGTGATCCCACAGGGCCGCTCGGGCACTGAAGTCGAAATGTGGCGCGAGCGTATCCTCGATGTGGCGGAAGAGCATTTTCGCCGCATCGGTTACCAGAAGACATCTGTCGCAGATATCTCATCTTGCCTCGGGATGAGCAGTGCCAACATCTACCGGTTCTTCCCGTCGAGGGCAGCGATCAACAAGTCGATCTGCGGCCGGTTCATCGAGAAAGCTGCTCGGTTGGCGGATGCAGTCGCCCGGCAAGAGGCGCCGGCTCACGAGAAGCTCGAAAGTCTTTTCAAGCTGCTCCATGAGGAGAGAAGAAAGAACTTCGTTGAAGAGAAGCCGGTCCATGACTTGATCGTCGCTGCAACGGTGGAGAACTGGCCAGTTATTAGCGCCCATAGCGCTCGTCTTGTGGCGATCATCGAAAATATTATCGAAGAAGGGGCAGACGCCGGCAATTTTAATGTCATCGATGCAGCCATAGCTGCCCGAAGTGCGATGAATGCGTTCGTGCCTTTTTACCACCCGGTCCTCGTCGAGGAGCGGGTTCGAAACGCCGGGAATGCTGAAGAGGGCCTTGGTGAACAGATCTCGTTTATCCTGCAAGCACTTTGGTGGGAATGA
- a CDS encoding CsbD family protein: MDWNRVEGNWKQAKGKIKEQWGKLTDDDLDQIAGKREQLEGKIQERYGLQKDRVRRDIDDWTSRQTW, from the coding sequence ATGGATTGGAATCGTGTCGAGGGAAACTGGAAGCAGGCGAAGGGCAAGATCAAGGAGCAGTGGGGCAAACTCACTGACGATGATCTCGACCAGATCGCGGGCAAGCGCGAGCAGCTGGAAGGCAAGATCCAGGAGCGGTATGGCCTCCAAAAGGATCGTGTCAGACGCGACATCGATGACTGGACCAGTCGCCAGACTTGGTAG
- a CDS encoding nickel-binding protein: MPIFMDRHFLEGTSAADVARAHRMDLDIQDKYGVKFLTYWFDQRRGTAFCLVDAPDAETAQCVHREAHGFVAAEIVEVALSAVEAFLGRIHDPEPAPGQSSSDVDPGHRAILFTDIVGSTAMTSRLGDRIATEMVRAHDAIVRRCLSQNSGREVKHTGDGIMAAFAATTAAVECAMAIQREFKRYNGGNTEPIHIRIGLDCGEPVEDSNDLFGSTVQLAARLCAAASSDQILVSENIFREYGAADLFAHVARRRFKGFSKPMLVFRCDWASAGLG, from the coding sequence ATGCCTATCTTCATGGACCGGCACTTTCTTGAAGGAACGTCAGCCGCCGACGTTGCCAGGGCGCATCGCATGGATCTCGATATCCAGGACAAGTACGGCGTCAAATTCCTGACCTACTGGTTCGATCAGCGGCGCGGGACCGCCTTTTGCCTCGTGGATGCACCGGATGCCGAAACCGCGCAATGTGTGCATCGCGAAGCGCACGGCTTCGTCGCCGCCGAGATCGTCGAGGTTGCCTTGTCGGCGGTCGAGGCTTTTCTCGGCCGAATTCACGATCCTGAGCCGGCACCCGGTCAGTCGTCCAGCGACGTCGATCCCGGCCACCGAGCAATCCTCTTTACCGACATCGTCGGATCGACAGCGATGACATCGCGCCTCGGCGACCGGATTGCGACCGAAATGGTCAGAGCCCATGATGCCATCGTGCGCCGATGCCTCAGCCAGAATTCGGGCCGCGAAGTGAAACACACCGGCGACGGCATCATGGCGGCCTTCGCCGCGACAACAGCAGCCGTCGAATGCGCAATGGCGATCCAGCGGGAATTCAAGCGTTACAACGGCGGTAACACCGAACCGATCCACATCCGCATTGGACTGGACTGCGGCGAACCGGTCGAGGACAGCAACGACCTCTTCGGCTCGACCGTGCAACTTGCCGCGCGTCTCTGTGCGGCAGCCTCCAGCGACCAGATCCTCGTCTCGGAGAACATTTTTCGCGAATACGGCGCCGCCGATCTCTTCGCTCACGTAGCGCGCCGACGGTTCAAGGGGTTTTCGAAGCCCATGCTGGTCTTCCGATGCGATTGGGCCAGCGCCGGCCTTGGCTAA
- a CDS encoding DUF982 domain-containing protein: MSSTRFDPILLHRQHFIDEVTCLDEIFDVLEEWPEDKRGLAYETLLKACRDTANGRFPLSAARENFRRFLKMSGVLAKVEGGPKFERLMNEHMGNA, translated from the coding sequence ATGTCGTCAACTCGGTTTGATCCGATTCTGCTGCATCGTCAACATTTCATCGATGAGGTCACGTGCCTCGATGAAATCTTCGATGTTCTGGAGGAGTGGCCGGAGGACAAACGGGGTTTGGCATATGAAACGCTGTTGAAGGCGTGCAGAGATACCGCCAACGGGCGTTTCCCGCTGAGCGCTGCACGCGAGAATTTCCGTCGGTTCCTCAAGATGTCGGGCGTGCTGGCGAAGGTCGAGGGTGGCCCAAAATTCGAGCGGCTGATGAACGAGCATATGGGCAATGCTTAG
- a CDS encoding FAD-dependent monooxygenase codes for MREHAVVVSGAGPTGLMLAGELALAGVDVAIVERRPNQELAGTRAGGLSARTLEVLDQRGVVDRFLAEGQIAQVTGFAVTRLDISDFPTRHNYGLALRQKHIERILAGWVGELEVPIHRGLEVTGFAQHDTSVTIELSNGASLKARYLVGCDGGRSLVRKAAGIAFEGWDPTTSNILAEVEMEEEPPLGIHRTALGIYAFGREEYEIHDGKIVFAKEGPVGVMVPEKNAGARTEPTLGDLRDALIAAFGTDYGLHRVNWISRFTDMSRQATAYRKGRVLLAGDAAHVHSPVGGQGLNTGVQDAVNLGWKLAQVVKGTSPEALLDTYHAERHPVAARVLRTTMAQVALQRTDDRTEALRDIVTELLGMEEPRKRIAAEMSGLGIHYDLGEGHPLLGRRMPDLDLTTPDGPLRLFTLLQDARPVFLNLDAPGSFDIAPWSDRITLVDAGYDGAWELPALGAVSAPTAVLIRPDGYVAWAGNGMQDGLQEAVNSWFGPPC; via the coding sequence ATGAGGGAACATGCAGTCGTGGTATCAGGGGCAGGGCCGACGGGCCTGATGCTGGCAGGCGAGCTTGCCTTGGCAGGCGTCGACGTCGCCATTGTCGAGCGCCGACCCAACCAGGAGCTTGCCGGTACGCGTGCCGGCGGTCTGAGTGCGCGCACGCTCGAGGTTCTCGATCAGCGTGGCGTTGTCGACCGGTTCCTTGCGGAAGGGCAGATAGCCCAGGTCACGGGGTTCGCGGTCACACGTCTGGACATCAGCGATTTTCCGACCCGGCACAATTACGGGCTGGCGTTGAGGCAGAAGCATATCGAGCGCATTCTGGCCGGCTGGGTCGGCGAGCTCGAGGTGCCGATCCATCGCGGCCTTGAGGTAACGGGTTTTGCGCAGCACGACACCAGCGTCACCATTGAGCTATCCAATGGCGCTTCGCTCAAGGCACGCTATCTCGTCGGCTGCGATGGCGGCCGCAGTCTGGTTCGCAAGGCTGCAGGCATTGCGTTTGAAGGATGGGATCCGACGACCAGCAACATTCTCGCCGAAGTGGAGATGGAAGAGGAGCCGCCATTGGGCATCCATCGCACGGCCCTTGGCATTTATGCCTTTGGCAGGGAGGAGTATGAAATCCACGACGGCAAGATCGTCTTTGCCAAGGAAGGTCCGGTCGGCGTAATGGTGCCGGAGAAGAATGCCGGCGCCAGGACCGAGCCGACCCTCGGGGATCTCAGGGACGCACTTATCGCCGCCTTCGGAACGGATTACGGACTCCATCGCGTCAACTGGATTTCCAGGTTCACCGACATGTCCAGGCAGGCAACGGCCTACCGCAAGGGCCGGGTACTCCTCGCCGGCGATGCCGCCCATGTGCATTCTCCGGTCGGCGGACAAGGCCTGAATACCGGTGTGCAGGATGCCGTCAATCTCGGTTGGAAGTTGGCCCAGGTGGTAAAAGGCACGTCGCCCGAAGCCTTGCTCGACACCTATCACGCCGAGCGGCATCCGGTTGCCGCCCGCGTGTTGCGCACCACGATGGCGCAGGTCGCGTTGCAGCGGACCGACGATCGCACCGAAGCCTTGCGAGACATCGTGACGGAGCTGCTTGGCATGGAGGAACCGCGCAAACGGATCGCGGCCGAAATGTCGGGACTTGGTATCCATTACGACCTCGGTGAGGGGCATCCGCTGCTCGGCCGCCGCATGCCTGACCTTGACCTCACCACACCTGATGGTCCTCTGCGTCTCTTTACGCTGCTCCAAGATGCGCGGCCTGTGTTCTTGAACCTCGACGCGCCCGGCAGCTTCGACATCGCGCCGTGGTCTGACCGCATCACGCTGGTCGACGCCGGATATGACGGTGCATGGGAGCTGCCTGCGCTGGGTGCGGTCTCCGCGCCCACCGCAGTGTTGATCCGGCCCGATGGATATGTGGCGTGGGCGGGTAACGGGATGCAGGATGGTTTGCAAGAGGCTGTGAATAGCTGGTTCGGACCACCCTGCTAA